From Bacillus basilensis, a single genomic window includes:
- the recX gene encoding recombination regulator RecX: MAVITKIEVQKRLKERFNIYIDKGQGEEYGFSVNEVILIKHGLQKGLEIDEIALGNILYNEEVQKAYLQAISYLSYQMRTKQEIEDFLRKKEVGQAIISEVVSKLLHDRYINDKEYAVLYTRTQSNVNRKGPTVIKRELLNKGVQDLIITHSLQEYPKEKQIENALLLIEKKKRSYQKHSFLQMKLKLDEMLVRKGYSRDVIQICLEELKDEKDDEQQQEALHYHGNKYYEKYKKYDGWTFENKMKQALYRKGFSIDEIEIFLQMKREEG, from the coding sequence ATGGCTGTCATTACAAAAATAGAAGTGCAAAAACGATTGAAAGAACGGTTTAATATTTATATTGATAAAGGTCAAGGTGAAGAGTACGGGTTTAGTGTGAATGAAGTAATCTTAATAAAACACGGATTACAAAAGGGCTTAGAAATTGATGAAATAGCGTTAGGAAATATTTTGTACAATGAAGAGGTACAAAAAGCATATTTACAAGCGATCTCCTATTTATCCTATCAAATGAGAACGAAACAAGAAATAGAAGATTTTTTACGAAAAAAAGAAGTGGGACAGGCCATCATCTCTGAAGTCGTTTCGAAATTATTACATGACCGATATATTAATGATAAAGAGTACGCTGTTTTATATACGAGAACGCAAAGTAATGTGAATCGAAAAGGTCCCACTGTTATTAAAAGAGAGTTGTTAAATAAAGGTGTTCAGGATCTAATTATTACGCATAGTTTACAAGAGTATCCGAAGGAAAAGCAAATTGAGAATGCTTTACTTCTTATAGAAAAGAAGAAAAGATCTTATCAAAAACATTCCTTTTTACAAATGAAGCTAAAGTTAGACGAAATGCTTGTTCGTAAAGGATATTCTAGAGATGTGATTCAAATTTGTTTGGAAGAATTGAAAGACGAAAAAGATGACGAACAGCAACAAGAAGCGTTACACTATCATGGGAATAAATATTATGAGAAATATAAGAAGTATGATGGCTGGACATTTGAAAATAAGATGAAACAAGCGTTATATCGCAAAGGATTCTCTATCGATGAGATAGAGATATTTTTGCAAATGAAACGCGAAGAGGGATGA
- a CDS encoding metal-dependent hydrolase: MDTATHLVMGVTLGSLATLDPAIAQSDIGPQAVMLATIAGSNIPDIDTVLKLRNNAKYIRNHRGITHSIPAVILWSFLISGISFAFFSDAPYLHLLLWSFIAVFLHVFVDIFNAYGTQALRPFTKKWVALGIINTFDTVIFFIHILAIACMLVGSHKGYTALAAYILMIVYYIGRIMMHRNIRSVVYKRFNNVEKIIISPSYRFYHYHLAIVTTDYYYVARWHRGNIMVYDKFDRVPFPDNAIMRAAKQDENISAFLSFSPVYRWDIFDYDHYYEVRFIDLRYRSKDYYPFVAIVQLDHNLNIISSYTGWIFSEEKLRKKLELLPH, translated from the coding sequence ATGGACACAGCCACTCACCTTGTTATGGGCGTTACTCTAGGCAGTTTGGCCACGTTAGATCCAGCCATAGCTCAAAGTGATATTGGGCCACAAGCAGTTATGCTTGCTACAATTGCCGGTTCCAATATTCCTGACATCGATACAGTTTTAAAATTGCGTAATAACGCTAAATATATAAGAAATCATCGCGGGATTACTCATTCCATTCCTGCAGTAATTCTTTGGTCATTCCTTATAAGTGGTATCTCTTTCGCCTTCTTTTCAGACGCTCCATATTTGCATCTACTACTTTGGTCATTTATTGCCGTCTTTCTTCATGTCTTTGTAGATATTTTCAATGCCTACGGTACACAGGCATTACGGCCCTTCACAAAAAAATGGGTAGCGCTCGGCATCATTAATACATTTGATACCGTCATTTTCTTTATCCATATACTTGCGATTGCTTGTATGCTCGTCGGTTCCCATAAAGGGTATACTGCCTTAGCAGCGTATATATTGATGATTGTTTACTATATCGGGCGGATTATGATGCACAGAAATATACGTAGCGTCGTATATAAACGTTTCAATAACGTTGAGAAGATAATCATTTCTCCTTCTTATCGATTTTATCATTACCATTTAGCAATCGTTACAACTGATTATTACTACGTGGCTAGATGGCATCGTGGTAATATCATGGTATATGATAAGTTCGATCGGGTACCGTTCCCAGATAATGCTATTATGCGCGCAGCTAAACAAGACGAAAACATCTCAGCATTTCTATCTTTCTCCCCTGTGTATCGCTGGGACATTTTCGATTATGATCATTATTACGAAGTTCGATTCATTGATTTGCGATATCGCAGTAAAGATTATTATCCATTCGTTGCAATCGTTCAACTCGATCACAATTTAAATATTATTAGTTCCTATACAGGATGGATTTTTAGTGAAGAAAAACTCCGAAAAAAACTGGAGTTACTTCCACATTAA
- a CDS encoding YfhE family protein has product MDKKKRDKAKNTLSSTQEVLYQREFRKADRAAGYRSKSI; this is encoded by the coding sequence ATGGATAAAAAGAAACGTGACAAAGCAAAAAACACATTATCTAGTACACAAGAAGTTCTCTACCAACGAGAATTTCGCAAAGCAGATCGCGCAGCGGGTTATCGCTCGAAAAGTATTTAA
- a CDS encoding diglucosyl diacylglycerol synthase, with translation MIKNPKVLILTAHYGNGHVQVAKTLEQTFRQKGIKDVIVCDLFGESHPVITDITKYLYLKSYTIGKELYRLFYYGVEKIYDKKIASWYANFGRKRLKLLLQAEKPDIVINTFPIIAVPELKKQTGISIPVYNVLTDFCVHKIWIHREVDRYFVATDHVKKVMIDIGVPAEQIVETGIPIRSSFELKINPDIIYNKYQLCKNKKILLIVAGAHGVLGSVKELCQSFMSVPDLQVVVVCGKNEALKQDLLGLQEKNSDALKVFGYVENIDELFRVTSCMITKPGGITLSEAAALQVPVILYKPVPGQENENAMYFERKGAAVVIRDDSEVFAKTEALLQDDMKLLQMKEAMKSIYRPEPAGHIVDTILAENHVEPNHIPIKSPALAQLFT, from the coding sequence TTGATAAAAAACCCCAAGGTTTTAATATTAACTGCACATTACGGTAATGGTCATGTGCAAGTAGCGAAAACATTAGAACAAACATTTCGCCAAAAAGGAATTAAAGATGTAATTGTATGCGATCTGTTCGGAGAATCACATCCAGTTATAACCGATATTACAAAATATTTATATTTAAAAAGTTATACAATAGGAAAAGAATTATACCGCTTGTTTTATTATGGCGTAGAAAAAATTTATGATAAAAAAATAGCATCTTGGTATGCGAATTTTGGAAGAAAACGTTTGAAATTACTTTTACAAGCAGAGAAACCGGATATTGTCATTAATACCTTTCCAATCATAGCTGTACCAGAGTTAAAAAAGCAAACAGGTATTTCAATCCCTGTTTATAACGTATTAACGGATTTTTGTGTGCACAAAATATGGATTCATCGGGAAGTAGATCGTTATTTTGTAGCAACTGATCACGTGAAAAAAGTTATGATTGATATTGGTGTGCCTGCGGAGCAAATTGTTGAAACTGGAATTCCGATTCGTAGTAGTTTTGAGCTAAAGATCAATCCAGACATTATATATAATAAATATCAGTTATGTAAGAATAAAAAGATTTTACTAATTGTAGCAGGTGCTCATGGGGTATTAGGAAGTGTAAAAGAACTATGCCAATCATTTATGTCAGTACCTGATTTACAAGTAGTTGTCGTTTGTGGGAAAAATGAAGCGTTAAAACAGGATTTATTAGGGTTACAGGAAAAAAATTCTGATGCATTAAAAGTATTTGGTTATGTTGAAAATATTGATGAACTATTCCGTGTTACTTCTTGTATGATTACAAAGCCAGGCGGTATTACGTTAAGCGAAGCGGCAGCATTGCAAGTACCTGTCATTTTATATAAGCCTGTTCCAGGACAAGAAAATGAAAATGCGATGTACTTTGAAAGAAAAGGAGCTGCAGTTGTCATTCGTGATGATAGTGAGGTTTTTGCAAAAACAGAGGCGTTATTACAAGATGATATGAAGCTTCTTCAAATGAAAGAAGCGATGAAAAGCATTTATCGTCCAGAGCCAGCGGGTCATATTGTGGATACAATTTTGGCAGAAAATCATGTAGAACCGAATCATATACCTATTAAATCACCTGCTCTTGCACAATTATTTACTTAA
- the pflA gene encoding pyruvate formate-lyase-activating protein, with the protein MVKGRIHSVESCGTVDGPGIRYVIFTQGCLLRCQYCHNADTWEIGKGKEITVEEVMQDVTCYLPFIEASGGGITVSGGEPLLQLDFLIELFKKCKEVGIHTTIDSSGGCYSEEPEFQNKLDILMDYTDLVLLDLKHIDSKKHRKLTGKPNEHILQFARYLSDKNKPIWVRHVLVPGITDNEEDLQKLSSFIQSLSNVQKVEVLPYHKLGVYKWEALGHKYPLANVEPPTEKNVEQARHILQAV; encoded by the coding sequence ATGGTAAAAGGAAGAATTCATTCTGTAGAGTCTTGTGGTACTGTTGATGGCCCAGGAATTCGTTATGTCATATTTACACAAGGGTGTTTATTACGTTGTCAATATTGTCATAATGCTGATACGTGGGAGATCGGTAAAGGAAAAGAAATAACAGTCGAAGAAGTAATGCAGGATGTGACATGTTACCTTCCTTTTATTGAAGCTTCCGGAGGCGGTATAACAGTTAGTGGTGGGGAACCATTATTACAGCTAGATTTCTTAATTGAGTTATTTAAGAAATGTAAAGAAGTTGGAATTCATACAACAATTGATTCTTCGGGTGGTTGTTATTCTGAAGAACCAGAATTCCAAAATAAGCTAGATATTTTAATGGATTACACAGATTTAGTTTTATTGGATTTGAAACATATTGATTCAAAGAAACATCGTAAATTAACAGGAAAACCAAATGAACATATTTTACAATTTGCTCGTTATTTATCAGATAAAAATAAACCGATTTGGGTACGACACGTATTAGTTCCTGGTATTACTGATAATGAAGAGGATCTACAAAAATTATCTAGCTTTATTCAAAGCCTGTCTAATGTTCAGAAAGTTGAAGTGCTACCATACCATAAGCTTGGTGTATATAAATGGGAAGCACTTGGGCATAAGTATCCACTCGCGAATGTAGAACCGCCTACTGAAAAAAATGTAGAACAAGCAAGACATATTTTACAAGCAGTCTAA
- the pflB gene encoding formate C-acetyltransferase — protein sequence MTQVLENVKNAWENFKGEKWKAEIDVRDFILNNVNVFEGDESFLAGATEATKQLWDQVMDLTTKERENGGVLDMDTKIVSSITSHEPGYLNKDIEKVVGFQTEKPFKRSLQPYGGIRMAEQACESYGYEMDKELSRIFRDWRKTHNQGVFDAYTPEMRNARKSGVITGLPDAYGRGRIIGDYRRVALYGIDHLIEAKKADLDLTGGVMSEDTMRLREELSEQMRALQELKKMAASHGFDISKPATTAQEAFQWLYFAYLAAIKEQNGAAMSLGRTSTFLDIYIERDLANGTLTEEDVQEIVDHFIMKLRLVKFARTPDYNELFSGDPTWVTESIGGMALDGRPLVTKNSFRFLHTLDNLGPAPEPNLTVLWSKQLPQNFKNYCAKMSIKTSAIQYENDDIMRADYGDDYGIACCVSAMRIGKQMQFFGARANLAKALLYAINGGKDEKSKAQVGPEYAPITSEVLDYEEVMHKFDMTMEWLAGLYLNTLNVIHYMHDKYSYERIEMALHDTNVLRTMATGIAGLSVVADSLSAIKHAKVKPIRDENGIAVDFEIEGDFPKYGNNDDRVDEIAVNLVKTFMNKLRKHKTYRNSVHTMSILTITSNVVYGKKTGNTPDGRRTGEPFAPGANPMHGRDTKGALASLLSVAKLPYEDAQDGISNTFSIIPKALGKEDDVQVRNLVSMLDGYAVKEGHHLNINVFNRETLMDAMEHPEKYPQLTIRVSGYAVNFIKLTREQQIDVINRTMHESM from the coding sequence ATGACTCAAGTATTAGAAAATGTTAAAAACGCATGGGAAAACTTTAAAGGTGAAAAATGGAAAGCAGAGATTGATGTTCGCGATTTCATTTTAAATAATGTAAACGTTTTCGAAGGAGATGAATCTTTCTTAGCGGGGGCAACTGAAGCAACGAAACAACTTTGGGATCAAGTAATGGATTTAACAACAAAAGAACGTGAAAACGGTGGCGTTCTTGATATGGATACAAAAATTGTTTCTTCTATCACATCACATGAACCAGGATATTTAAATAAAGATATTGAAAAAGTAGTCGGTTTCCAAACTGAAAAACCATTTAAACGTTCTTTACAACCATATGGTGGTATTCGTATGGCGGAACAAGCTTGTGAATCTTATGGATACGAAATGGATAAAGAACTTAGTCGTATTTTTAGAGATTGGAGAAAAACTCATAACCAAGGTGTATTTGATGCATACACACCAGAAATGAGAAATGCACGTAAATCAGGCGTTATTACTGGTCTTCCGGATGCATACGGACGTGGACGTATTATCGGTGACTACCGCCGCGTAGCGTTATATGGTATTGATCATTTAATTGAAGCGAAAAAAGCTGATTTAGATTTAACTGGCGGTGTAATGAGCGAAGATACAATGCGTTTACGTGAAGAGTTATCTGAGCAAATGCGTGCACTTCAAGAATTAAAAAAAATGGCTGCTTCTCATGGCTTTGATATTTCTAAGCCAGCAACAACTGCACAAGAAGCATTCCAATGGTTATACTTCGCATATCTTGCAGCAATTAAAGAGCAAAACGGAGCTGCAATGAGTCTTGGACGTACTTCTACATTCTTAGATATTTATATTGAAAGAGATTTAGCAAATGGTACTTTAACAGAAGAAGACGTACAAGAAATTGTGGATCACTTCATTATGAAATTACGTCTTGTGAAATTTGCAAGAACACCTGATTATAATGAATTATTCTCTGGTGACCCAACTTGGGTAACAGAGTCTATCGGTGGTATGGCATTAGATGGTCGTCCATTAGTAACAAAGAACTCATTCCGTTTCTTGCATACATTAGATAATTTAGGACCAGCTCCAGAACCAAACTTAACAGTTCTTTGGTCTAAACAATTACCACAGAACTTTAAAAACTACTGTGCGAAAATGTCTATTAAAACATCAGCAATTCAATATGAAAATGATGATATTATGCGTGCTGACTACGGCGATGATTACGGAATTGCTTGTTGTGTATCTGCAATGAGAATCGGTAAACAAATGCAGTTCTTCGGCGCACGTGCAAACTTAGCAAAAGCATTATTATATGCGATTAACGGTGGTAAAGATGAAAAATCTAAAGCACAAGTTGGTCCTGAGTACGCACCGATTACTTCTGAAGTATTAGATTATGAAGAAGTTATGCATAAGTTTGATATGACAATGGAATGGTTAGCGGGTCTATATTTAAACACATTAAATGTTATTCACTACATGCACGATAAATATAGCTATGAGCGTATTGAAATGGCACTTCATGATACAAATGTTCTGCGTACAATGGCAACAGGTATCGCGGGTCTATCTGTAGTAGCAGACTCTTTAAGTGCAATTAAACACGCAAAAGTAAAACCAATTCGTGATGAAAATGGAATTGCAGTTGACTTTGAAATCGAAGGAGATTTCCCTAAATACGGTAATAATGATGACCGTGTAGATGAAATCGCTGTAAATCTGGTGAAAACATTTATGAATAAACTTCGTAAACATAAAACATATAGAAATTCTGTTCATACAATGTCAATCTTAACAATCACATCTAACGTTGTATATGGTAAGAAAACTGGTAACACTCCAGATGGTCGCCGTACTGGAGAACCATTTGCACCAGGTGCGAATCCTATGCATGGACGTGATACAAAAGGGGCATTAGCTTCATTATTATCTGTAGCTAAATTACCATATGAAGATGCACAAGATGGTATTTCTAATACATTCTCTATTATTCCAAAAGCACTTGGTAAAGAAGATGATGTACAAGTACGTAACTTAGTATCAATGCTTGATGGTTATGCAGTAAAAGAAGGCCATCACTTAAATATTAACGTATTTAACCGTGAAACATTAATGGATGCAATGGAACACCCTGAGAAATATCCACAATTAACAATTCGCGTATCTGGTTACGCTGTAAACTTTATTAAATTAACTCGTGAACAACAAATTGATGTAATTAACCGTACAATGCATGAAAGCATGTAA
- a CDS encoding YfhH family protein, translating to MNMPKRYSEMTPHELREEIGVLKEQAIKAEQLGIVNEFDVLMRKMAMARAYMTDINKFHIGETYELVEEPGILFEITYFNGVFAWGHKQNDNEEIGIPISLLQEK from the coding sequence ATGAATATGCCAAAGCGCTACAGTGAAATGACACCACATGAGCTAAGAGAAGAAATTGGGGTTTTGAAAGAGCAAGCAATAAAGGCAGAGCAGCTTGGTATTGTAAATGAGTTCGATGTATTAATGAGAAAGATGGCAATGGCTCGTGCTTATATGACTGATATAAACAAATTTCATATTGGTGAGACATATGAATTGGTAGAAGAACCTGGTATATTATTTGAAATTACGTATTTCAACGGGGTATTTGCTTGGGGACATAAGCAAAATGATAATGAAGAAATTGGAATACCAATTTCTTTACTGCAAGAAAAATAA
- a CDS encoding YpzG family protein, with protein MSYRDRLDSRSELFNHTWTRPKHAKAQVNGQTQQTQSLIILANECKKRQF; from the coding sequence ATGAGCTACCGTGATCGCTTAGATAGTCGTTCTGAATTATTTAACCATACGTGGACTCGTCCGAAACATGCAAAAGCGCAAGTTAACGGACAGACGCAACAAACCCAGTCTCTCATTATACTGGCGAATGAATGTAAAAAACGCCAATTTTAG
- a CDS encoding YfhJ family protein: MNDIYEALTKELLDKNDKLSYAQARAWVELLWEDFQTTYAKSGRYQGEEMTEQVVRTWINNHGARLHEMRTNNPKYSHLINQEDHLKH; encoded by the coding sequence ATGAATGATATTTATGAAGCATTAACAAAAGAACTATTAGACAAAAATGACAAGCTTTCTTACGCACAAGCTCGTGCGTGGGTTGAATTACTGTGGGAAGATTTTCAAACAACTTATGCAAAATCAGGTCGTTATCAAGGAGAAGAAATGACTGAACAAGTTGTAAGAACATGGATTAATAATCATGGAGCGCGTCTTCATGAAATGCGTACAAATAATCCGAAATATAGCCATTTAATCAATCAAGAAGATCATTTGAAACATTAA
- a CDS encoding TIGR01777 family oxidoreductase: protein MKIAISGGTGFIGTYLSTFFIQKGYNVYILTRNKTTETSHPNLQYVQWTPDLQTFPLSSIDVVINLAGESINSRWTKKQKESILNSRIQTTKGLIKQLQKLNTKPNTFINASAIGYYGTSETESFTEQHEIPGDDFLANTVYSWEQEASKARSLGIRTIYARLGVVLGTDGGALPKMLLPYQFYIGGTVGSGNQWLSWIHIDDVVRMIDFIIHKEEIDGPLNITAPQPIRMKEFGETIATIMKKPHWLPVPSFMLHALLGEMSILVLEGQHVLPSKAIKHGYQYTFPAIDHALQNILSHTM from the coding sequence GTGAAAATCGCAATTTCTGGTGGTACCGGCTTTATCGGTACATACCTTTCTACTTTTTTTATTCAAAAAGGATATAATGTTTACATTCTTACTCGAAACAAAACTACTGAAACTTCACATCCTAACCTTCAATACGTACAATGGACACCAGATTTACAAACCTTCCCCCTCTCCTCTATTGATGTAGTTATTAATCTAGCTGGAGAGTCTATTAATAGTAGATGGACAAAGAAACAAAAGGAATCCATTTTAAACAGTAGAATCCAAACAACAAAAGGACTCATTAAACAATTACAAAAACTAAATACAAAACCAAACACATTTATTAACGCAAGTGCTATTGGATACTATGGAACGTCTGAAACTGAGTCTTTTACAGAACAGCATGAGATTCCTGGAGATGACTTTTTAGCAAATACAGTATATTCATGGGAACAAGAAGCATCTAAAGCTCGTTCTCTCGGAATACGAACAATCTACGCAAGACTTGGAGTTGTATTAGGAACAGACGGAGGAGCTCTTCCAAAAATGCTACTCCCCTATCAATTCTATATCGGAGGTACAGTTGGATCTGGAAACCAATGGTTATCATGGATTCATATAGACGATGTCGTTCGCATGATTGATTTCATCATACACAAAGAAGAAATTGATGGACCTCTTAACATTACAGCTCCCCAACCTATAAGAATGAAGGAGTTTGGAGAAACCATTGCAACTATAATGAAAAAACCTCATTGGTTACCCGTCCCTTCATTTATGCTTCATGCTTTATTAGGTGAGATGAGCATACTTGTACTAGAAGGGCAACATGTATTACCTAGTAAAGCAATTAAACATGGGTATCAATACACATTTCCAGCAATAGACCATGCATTACAAAATATACTTTCGCATACAATGTAG
- a CDS encoding amidohydrolase — protein sequence MKILLKQAIVYPITSQKFQGDVLVIGERIAEVKPSIQPTQDMTVIDARALHLLPGFIDVHTHLGLYDEGTGWAGNDANETSEVSTPHIRSLDGIHPLDIAFQDAVQNGITTVHVMPGSQNIIGGTTCVIKTAGACIDHMIIQEPAGLKIAFGENPKKVHSNGTKESITRMGIMGLLRESFYEAQHYGHEADFRMLSILKALRREIPVRIHAHRADDISSALRFAKEFNLDLRLEHCTEGHFIVEELSKHNLKVSVGPTLTRRSKIELKNKTWDTYHILSKNGVEVSITTDHPYTPIQYLNVCAAVAVREGLDEKTALEGITIFPARNLRLEDRIGSIEVGKDADLVLWTHHPFHYLAKPVLTMIDGKIIYKKNKKN from the coding sequence ATGAAAATATTGCTCAAACAAGCCATTGTCTATCCTATTACATCCCAAAAATTTCAAGGGGATGTACTCGTTATAGGAGAAAGAATTGCTGAGGTCAAGCCTTCCATTCAACCTACTCAAGATATGACAGTTATAGACGCTCGTGCTCTTCATCTCTTACCTGGATTTATTGATGTCCATACTCATCTTGGTCTCTATGATGAAGGTACTGGTTGGGCTGGCAATGATGCAAATGAAACATCTGAAGTTTCAACACCACATATCCGTTCTTTAGACGGAATCCACCCTTTGGATATTGCATTTCAAGATGCTGTACAAAATGGAATTACAACTGTTCACGTTATGCCAGGAAGTCAAAACATTATCGGTGGTACTACTTGTGTAATAAAAACAGCTGGAGCTTGTATTGATCATATGATTATTCAAGAACCTGCTGGCTTAAAGATTGCCTTTGGAGAAAATCCTAAAAAGGTCCATAGTAATGGAACAAAAGAGTCTATTACACGTATGGGAATTATGGGATTACTTCGGGAATCATTTTATGAAGCACAGCACTATGGGCATGAAGCTGATTTTCGAATGCTTTCTATTTTAAAAGCATTACGCCGCGAAATTCCCGTACGTATCCACGCTCACCGAGCAGATGATATTAGTTCTGCTCTACGCTTTGCAAAAGAGTTCAATCTCGATTTACGTCTTGAACATTGTACAGAAGGACATTTTATTGTTGAAGAGCTTTCGAAACACAATTTGAAGGTTTCAGTTGGCCCCACTCTTACACGTCGTTCTAAAATCGAACTTAAAAACAAAACATGGGATACTTACCATATATTATCGAAAAATGGAGTGGAAGTTTCTATAACAACGGATCACCCTTATACACCAATTCAATATTTAAATGTTTGTGCTGCTGTCGCAGTAAGGGAAGGATTAGACGAAAAAACTGCACTAGAAGGAATCACTATATTTCCAGCACGAAATTTACGTTTAGAGGATAGAATTGGAAGCATTGAGGTTGGAAAAGACGCTGATCTCGTGTTATGGACTCATCATCCTTTCCATTATTTAGCCAAGCCTGTACTAACCATGATTGATGGAAAAATAATTTACAAAAAAAATAAAAAAAACTAG
- a CDS encoding small, acid-soluble spore protein K, translated as MGKQAEFWSESKNNSKIDGQPKAKSRFASKRPNGTINTHPQERMRAANQQEE; from the coding sequence ATGGGTAAACAAGCCGAATTTTGGTCTGAGTCAAAAAACAACAGCAAAATCGATGGTCAACCGAAAGCGAAATCACGCTTCGCTTCGAAACGACCTAACGGCACAATTAACACGCACCCACAAGAACGTATGCGTGCTGCAAATCAGCAGGAAGAGTAG
- a CDS encoding GNAT family N-acetyltransferase → MLKKRDLHDSHVLYDLMVDPAVFPFVRQKAYSYEEYLFLTKQTIEAEERGELISRTILDEWGNPIGTITLFDVQEKAGFLGTWLGKPYHGKGYNKLAKDSFFSELFYELDIETIFMRIRKINIRSIKAAEKLQYVNLANETRKAVYDEINANEEVYNLYEIPKDQYTLATMRDTTFQDAHQLKEA, encoded by the coding sequence GTGTTGAAAAAACGCGACTTACACGACAGCCACGTTCTATACGATTTAATGGTGGATCCAGCTGTCTTCCCTTTTGTGCGTCAAAAGGCTTATTCTTATGAGGAATATTTATTTCTAACAAAACAAACGATTGAAGCTGAAGAGCGTGGGGAATTAATTTCACGCACAATTTTAGATGAATGGGGTAACCCTATCGGAACAATTACTTTATTTGATGTGCAAGAAAAAGCCGGATTTCTCGGAACATGGCTTGGCAAACCTTATCATGGAAAAGGCTATAATAAATTGGCGAAAGATTCATTTTTCAGCGAACTTTTCTATGAATTAGATATTGAAACAATCTTTATGCGTATTCGTAAAATAAATATTCGTTCTATTAAAGCTGCCGAAAAACTACAATATGTAAATCTAGCAAACGAAACAAGAAAAGCCGTTTATGATGAAATTAACGCAAATGAAGAAGTATATAACTTATATGAAATTCCAAAAGATCAATATACACTTGCTACAATGCGAGATACAACGTTCCAAGATGCTCACCAATTAAAAGAAGCATAA